A window of Salvia splendens isolate huo1 chromosome 8, SspV2, whole genome shotgun sequence genomic DNA:
ATACAGCCACTGCAGATGGAATATTAAAGCCTGCTGCTAAGCTTCCCTTTGCAGCTGAAACTTTGACAAGGCGGAGTTCTGCTGCTCCTGCGGTTGATGGGAGGCAGTTGTTAATTGATAAGGCAAGAACAGAAATTCGTAAGAAGCTTGAAGAAATGAAGTTGGCTGATGAAGCAGCTGCTGTCGAGGCTGAGAAAAGAAAGGCGCTTGCTGAAGCTGATAAATTACGGACAGCTGATGCTAATAAACAATTGGAACTTAAGAGAACTGTATCTATAACAGTTCCAGATTCGGATTTCCATGACTTTGACCAGGACAGGTCTGAAGAATGCTTTAAGCCTAAGCATATATGGGCCCTCTATGATGAAGAAGACGGTATGCCTCGCTTATATTGTAtaattcgcgacatcatctccTTGAATCCATTCAAGATTTATATAAGTTACTTAAGCTCCAAATCTGACACTGAATTCGGGAGTGTGAATTGGTTAGATTCTGGGTTTACCAAATCTTGTGGGAGTTTTAGAGTGTTTCACTCTGAAACAGTGGAGCAAGTCAACATATTCTCTCATCTCCTTGCTAGGGAGAAGGCTGGTAGGGGAGGTTGTGTAAGAATATATCCAAGAAGTGGAGACATTTGGGCTGTATACAGGAACTGGTCACCGGATTGGAACAGAACAACCCCGGCTGAGGTAAGACACCAGTACGAAATGGTTGAGGTTCTTGATGATTATTCCGAAGATAACGGTGTATGTGTAGCGCCTGTGATTAAGCTGGATGGATACAAGACGGTGTACCATAGGGACACAGACAAGGATGGCACCCGATGGATTCCAAGAAGAGAGATGCTACGGTTTTCACACCAGGTACCGTCTTGCTCCCTCAAAGTTGAAGGCACTAACTTGCCTGAGGGCTGCTGGGATCTCGACCCCGCTGCAACCCCAGAAGAACTCCTTCAAGGAGAAACTGGACTTCACAATAATACAAGTCTAGGCCAGACAGCAATCATTTCTGAGATCCGAGAAGAAGAACAATATTCATCTGAAGGAAAAGTGAGCGAAAGTAAAATCTGTGATTCGACTCCAGACAACTACGGCACACAGGTTGCAGGCATGGAGCCCGAAAGTATCACAACCGAGGTCCCTCAAGTGGAATGCAGAAACAAGGAAGCTCCAGCCGGACTCCCGTCTGTTGGAACAGGAGCAAGGAGTTAACAAGAGTTGAGTTAATCTGAAAAAAACTCCATTTCACATATATCAAGTGCATCCTCACAGCTGAACTACAGGCTTGACAGACATGAAAGTGCAAAAGAAAGTAGAAATTGAACCTGCTCTGTTCGTTGCAGGGAGAGATACAAATGTATAGATTTAAACACAGCCTAGATTGATCCCTACTTTCCTCAAAAAGGTTAGATAGTTGGAGGATTAGAAGCAATCATTTGCCTTCATATCCATTCAGTAATTTGTAACCTTGATTTAGAACTGTTTGACTCCTGCTTCTATAGAAATGCTTTATATTTCGACTCTGTTAAGCGATGATATGTAGCGCTTGCTTTTTCGCTATCTCTGCGAAATTGAAATGTTGAGAAGTTTTTGgacttttgtgatttttgttcTTGGATGTTTTAGATTAATAATATTTTCCGTCTTGAAAGATTTGATGATTAACTGTTTGTTTAAAAGCTAGTCCTGCAGTTTTCAGACATTGTGCTGCCCTTTTCTATTGTGGGTTATGTTATTCATTGTAAATAGTACCAATGCAAATCGTGTGTAGGAAAAATCGATCAAGTATGCTATTGCCTATCTGAATTGTTGTACTACTGACTACGAAATTTTCtcattacaaaataaaattaagaatttttttttgagaTTTTGCTATTGAACTAAAGAAGGACTGAGGGATCTTGATAGATTCAAGACCTAAAATTTTGGACAAAGTATTGCAATGAAAAATTGAAGGAAAAAAGAAAGCATTATTGTGAGATCTTGGTATCACATTGAAATGAAAGATTGAAGTAAAAAATCAAGCATTAATCTTTGCTACCAACGTGAAGAAATTGTAAGGTATTTAATgaaaagagggaacatcttttttttccacaaactttgtcaaagtatcattttaggtccgtgaactttgaaaatatcatttaaggtCCGTCAACTATGAATTAATATTATTCTAAGTACATTTGtactattttcaaatttttctagacgaaaataccctcaataccttgaagcgtatatatttttaataaacttatcatatattcatatttttttatgaatatttgtactatatattttttataaaattctaaatataatttaaacttcaatattatcacttaattttgttaCATGCAAGAAATGTTCCTtattcaactttttataattaaagaatttcaaaatatctTTAAGATATGTATACTCGTAAAATTAATGTCCAAGTCAATAGACGATACTTAAATACtgatatattgatattatttttaaatattatattaatatttaagtatCGTCTATTGACTGTGACATTAGTTTTACGAGTATACATAtctttaaaatattttgaaattctttaattataaaaagttgaataaggatcatttcttgcatgtcacaaaattaagtgataatattgaaggccaaattatatttagaaaattcgttaaaaactatgagtatgtgataaattaattaaaaatatatatcctTCAATGTATTGACGGTATTTTCGTCCATAAAAACtttgaaatagtaaaaaagtactttGAATGATGTTAAGTCATAATTGatggacctcaaatgatattttcaaagttaacagatctaaaatgatactttcacaAAGTCGGTGGAAAAAAAAGAGGTTCCTCTAATCAAAATAATGAGAGTCAGAATGCAATTAATAAAAGATGAGGAAACTCTAGAGAAATCAGgctttcccttttcttttccctttttctaTTGTTTTGAGctaaacactgaaactggaccaAGAACTGAAAAAAGGAATAAacgaaaaaaaatcgaaaatcaGAAATGGATCCTCAGCTTTGGCACAAAGTTGCAGCTATCTCAGGTAAAcatctgtctctctctctctgtctccgAATTTTTTGTTTGATTGTTATTTCTGCATTTGGAACCAGGTGTTGCTGCTCTAGGGCTCGGAACCTACGGCGCTCATGGTTTCAAGCCAAAGAACCCTTCCTACAACGATGTAACTATGCTCTATTTTTCGAGTTTTTCTCAGTTATTTTTTGTAATGATGTGATTCATCTGTGGTATTGAAGGTGTGGCGAACGGCAAATTTGTACCATTTGGTTCACACAGCTGCTTTGCTCGCCGCTCCTATTACTTCACGCCCTAATATTGTGAGTCCCCACTTCTCGTGTGTGTGATTTTGCATTGAAGTCTTTTTTTATGTGGATTTATTGTTTCTGGTAGTTTGGAGGCCTTTTGACTACTGGAATCCTGGCATTTTCGGGGACGTAAGTTTTCTGTTTCTTGTCATTTTCTTTTGATGAAGCATAGGTAGAAGCTCAATTTACTGCTGCTGCGATTGATGGATTTGATGAAACGACGAAAGAAATGGTTGATCCATTTTAGATTTTTCAGTTCATATAAGCTTAGATGAATGTATATTAGACAAATTTGTCAAATCTATATACAATATCTTATAGGAAATGGGTATTCAATTGCATAAGCCTTTACTTGTAGAAAAATGGTAGTACTATTAAAGTAGGCCAAGAAACGGAGTTCCAGCTCGTTGGTATATCAGTGCATGGAACTCTGTGAGCATGATCTGGTTGAGAATGTTTGATCTTGCAGAATTATATGTAGGCAAGAAATTCGAAACTTGTGTTAGTGGTCGATATCTAAATGGCAAAAGGCTGAACATTTGGGGATTGAAGTTCTTAGGTTATTGCATGAATTTCTCTGGTGTTGTAGGATGAGTCAACCTTACTGTTTGTCCCTGTTCAAATCATTCATTAACAACTCAAGAGTTGAGACTGACAAATGGTGTGATTCTATGTGATCCCCGCCATAGATTATTTCATACAaagttgtgatttttttttataaatttcgtTGGAGATATCTGTTTTACATGGAAAAGCATAATTGCCTGTTGTTTTTGAAGCAACCTAACAACCTAATAGTTTGCTATTCAATTTCAGCATGTAACTAAATCACAACATCAATATTCATATATCAAGAATATAATGACAAAGTATAAGGTGCCCCTGATTAGTTTCTTCTATTCTGTTGGTATATTTCTTTCAAGTCTTGAATCTGTCTGTCTGACTTTAAGTATGTTGTATGTTGCTTAGAACTTTAAAGTGCTGACATATCCCTCACCATGATCAACTCCTAATATATTCCAGTAGACTGCCTTTCTGAAAGATTTCACTCATTTATACTAGTTCATATTTGGCATTTGTTTCAAAATGATAACTGTAGAGAAATCCTGAGATGTGATGCTTGCTATACAAGGCAATGGTCGATTTTCCAGGTGCTATCCTGAGAAATCCTGAGATGGGATGACATAACATTTCTTGTGGTTTGGTTAGATTTTCTGTATGATATCTATGACTAACAATGGTCGATTTTCCAGGTGCTATGCGGTTGCATACCTAGAAGATAGAACATATTCTCGGTTGGCCCCCTTCGGAGGATTTGCCTTCATTGGTGCTTGGGCAAGCTTGATGTTCTGAGCAGTTTCATCTCTCAAAATAACATGTTGTAATTGCTATTGCTATTGAGAAATCTGTCTGTTAGCTATATGAGTACGTTGCATACTGCTTTTTTAGCTATGAAGAAAGAAAACTATTGATTTCTCTAGTTAGCCATCCTTTTACCTTTTCAGTATGTATTTCAGTGAATAATCCGTGTAAGAGATTTTTCTGTCATAAAATTCCATGAAGTGGGAATTCATTCAGTTTTTGGTAGTACTAAAATTTCAGTATTTGTTTGGAAAAGCAAGAAAATGACAAGGAATAACCTTTCTAGACAAGTAGAATTGAAGATGCTAACAATGAAATTATACGATGACATGAACCCCAGCGTTTTGTCAACTGAACTGTGTTTCCTCGTCCAAATCGACCATTTCTAGATTGATAACCTCAAGCTCAGGGTGTGAGCTCATAGTTGCAAGAGTTATAACCTGCAGGAACACGGCAGCCATAGTTAAtagaatgtgtgtgtgtgtgtgtgagagagagagagagagagagagagaggactgACTGGGGTCAAGAGCAGTGCCTCTGAAGTAACAGGAGCCACCTCTGCGCTTGAACTTTTGATAGTAATTGTTGAAGGCATAAGAAGCATGGGTATTGGGCTGAAAGCAGGCCTGGCCCACTTGAATCTTGCTGCAGTTGGCGTTTCCAATACCACAGGCCCAATCCAAAGCAGTTTGCAATTCACTCTCCGAGTCTGCGACACACCACTCTCCCACCACCACTTCATCTGAACAAAACAAATAAGTACagtataaaatattttgtaaaagcaaaaattcattttataaattGAATTCAGTAGAGTGTAGAGTTGACATATGGAGTTTTAGTGGAGAGGAAGAAGCAAATATAAACAGAGAccaaatattgaaattttattagTGGGTGAGAGATAGTCCGTGATGTTTTGTTACCTGATAGTAGTATTTGTAAATAGGTGGTGATAAGAAAGAGAGCATATCTTGAGTGCTGCCATATTATCTAAATGTAGGGAGAAGAGTAAGAGAGTAGTGATTTATAGGTTGGAGTATTGGAGTGTAGTGTACACGTGAGCATTGGTCGAAAAAGGCTGCAAAAAAAGGCTGGGACTACAAAAACAGATCGCACTTGTTTTGAGCAAAAGATTCTAGTGTGTTATGGCAAATGCAATCACATGCATGCTTTATGAGTTACTAGATGTTATGGGGTTAATTAATCCAAAAGATGTTTTAAGTCAATAAACTAGTCTCTTTTTGGAGTTTGAGCTGGTCTGATGCTTCTTCTATCATTTTAGTGTTAGCCCAACAAATCAAACCTGAGCTGGGCCCATTTAGCATGAGTCCAACCTTTATCATCAAATTCAAACCGTTTAAGTTGTAAGATTATGATGCATAGTGATGGTtaggcgaatttttgatggtgatgaatgcaggaaaatgcagatcacgacacagagatttacgtggttcgatttactgaggtaaatctacgtccacgggaagaaaaaagggcagagttgtattgcttgatctgttttctacagcttacaatacagacttgctatttgacatttgatctctagagaacttaacccttttctatctgatctaagttctatttatacattgaactaagatcgtggcttgcatcaccactaatgatggttgtggatgtcgtggaggtcatggagatcctgcatgggtccactacctctttgtttggtccgcttatcccgcatgagatcctgcatgatttgacaccactaaatagatcgtgtagtggtcatgagatcctgcatgggtccactatctcccagttcggtcgaatactgagaccgaactgctgaactattgccgagcagcttttgccgatctgagagtagaactgattggtcggcttttaccgagctgtaggctggggccgaactctttggtaatgccgaactgatactcttccttgggctttgggctgatgggccgtcactgctattgggcttgtttagtccgtactccatcactacccccccccgaaaagcgaagtgaatcacttcggcgaagcgagtcacttcggcattctggataaaggtacgggggaggctgacgtcaggggacgtgccttgcgcgtgactgcattaaatgcgacagtaaaatccggccgttgaatcctgaaaaggtgggattcgaaacggtgcgatgattttgaaatcttctccgaatctgataaatacacCCTTTCTTCATCCTTTGAATACTTTTTGctgttgcttcttctgcactctgtctcttttgcgtaaaaaatttccttccgctttcaagaatttcttcagaatttcttcagattttgcaaagagtaagaaccatgtcttcttcttcttcttctgagttaggtagcggtaggaaagggggcaaggggtcttctagccggaaagagtccggggagaagactgtagaatactttcacagcgtcttgagtaaggacaccgtgatatctctacatgaaaaatatcttcttcccggggggaaggcggtggttcccgacgatgatcatagggctaacgacccgccggagggttatgccaccgtttacgaagcctgcttagaatgcgggcttcgtttccctcttcccccaccttttgtagagcttcttgatttttttcaactccctttaggtcaggtgactccgaattcgtggaggcacttgtcggcttttgctgccgaactccgtaggctagataaggatctgtctctgcgggcaatccttaattttttccagtttaaaaggaagggatcttggttttacttgatccccttacagccttttagggccttctgcaaaaccaagtggccgaaatggcaaaaccgtttctttttttataataggacttcggctccgagctttccttggagagggccgaagtccgtgattccccatcctcggttagaaccgttggccgagctcgagggcgagctcaataagattcctatgattaggaaacagtactcggaaactgagctcgtcaagggcgacctcgtgttcaatatctcgtcttcggacgaagaaactgagggtgaggatttcttttttatgctttactgctttagcggcgaaaactaaccttgctttcttgctttttggcagtgtacatgctgaataagatgagccgcaaatcttcggagtccaaggagccggagaggccgaaaatcaccagctcggcgtctgatgccgagaggactccgaagaggcaaaaaacctcttcggatccgaagaagccggagtcgacttcggcaaaggggaaggcccagaagcccccgagagcgccagagaaagacgtggtcttggcgcctccttcggaacatatctgtgagccgtttttatggcccacggacttcgccgaggtgaattctcttcttgattttttggccttgcttttttcctgtattttttgtggcccctttgttgacttttttctttatccattttcagaggaacgatatgctctccaagctcgtcgccgtcgaactttccaaagcgtccaatgactatgctgagatgcagaggaagttggcggctgcttgtcatcgggccgaacaggctgaggctaactttgagaaggccagagctgctaggatttcggcccaggatgaagctcagtttgccaaaaaccagctcgtcatccagcgagagcagacgaaacggagggatgctgctgccgtggttgcccaaggggaggttctccgtgctttcgcggagaaactctttctgagcaaccaattttcagcctttgtcggtgatctgctgaaactgatgaccgataaagccgagcagggtcccgaagtcatcctgccgctgtacggccgagagatagcagctcggcttcagagtctgccggtgcttgaggagcttgcttcgtcctcggtcctgctttctgcagaccaagttcgtagttgccgagctgaccgcgatgagaacatggaggctatctttgcctccatagggtcagtttcacccgctccaattttccatggagagggtgagaccgagcagcatgagcggcagaccggcgatgagcaggccgagcaggaggcgcagcagatcggctacggtggcgccgagcaggctggggagagcagggaggccgaggctgaagctgaagcagacgaggagaaggaagctgaacctcaccgagaaggcggagacgaagctagcggagtatgatttcgtcttccttctcttagtttagtttcttccttcttgtaaaacggccttgaagcccttgtgtagaaaaatttttttcttatgaatgaaaaaattcttctttctgctcttgtgtctttgtatagcctttcgtactctcttactcctgttgtggtttactacctgctcggtaagctgaaatgccgaactgacgtagctgctttgtattcttaactctcaaggagctggaggtacttcactggaagcggctgtactcttcggctttagacgaagctgagaaaagagctatagctgaccagatgaagaatgacgaactcttggctcgttcaatgaagctggaggccgataataaggacttagagtccgaaaagaaggatctggaggccgagctgaacactgccgtcgctgagaggactgcgtatgaggatttcatctgcaggcgtgggggaatgaccatctctgaagttcaagaacgagttgacgaactgtgggaggaatatcatgtactccggaggaacaatgcgctggagagctcggcttgccaacaagtcgtgaaatcattgcggcgctgggcttctcggtacgacatagttctttcccggcgtccctcaattgagagattcctcaggcatttcccgccaacagatgctagtactccagctcaaacctctgattcacttgctcaaaaccgtactccaagtcagcaacgaactcagggacaaccagagacgtcaagtcgaggacggactgaagttcgcagaggagctgtggttatgagtgagcaagatcggcaaatgcttcgtgaagagactcttcgccgccgaggtgctagggcttctcgggctcagggaagaggcggtaggtcgattagagcatctcgtcgacctgcttattcttcagctgccgagaacgcccgaactcggcttcacgaggattttgtgaatagatggc
This region includes:
- the LOC121742972 gene encoding uncharacterized protein LOC121742972; the protein is MGSNTEEAIRAKTLAEKQFLEKNFAGAQKYAARAQTLCKELDGISQMVATYGVYKASEATANGELDFYSILGVDPSVEKSKLKKQYKKMAVTLHPDKNKTVGADGAFRLVSEAWTLLSDSAQRSAYDQRRSLLAGYSDPSKFSAHGRLDTFWTVCTSCRVQYEYLRKYVNKRLSCKNCRGVFVAVETGLAPPNDTFQYNYSYTPENGYGHGNHGRGVAYIPPTTGYGAPSVVSGHHTGYRSEYASNISFQGSASGNSVGLSDPSGLSSSSFIFYQANGEANPTKANGKHQSVKATGHMVSNGCTGQYEASKPKRGRPAKKRKVELGISYPNGHDKGCANVALEPNTATADGILKPAAKLPFAAETLTRRSSAAPAVDGRQLLIDKARTEIRKKLEEMKLADEAAAVEAEKRKALAEADKLRTADANKQLELKRTVSITVPDSDFHDFDQDRSEECFKPKHIWALYDEEDGMPRLYCIIRDIISLNPFKIYISYLSSKSDTEFGSVNWLDSGFTKSCGSFRVFHSETVEQVNIFSHLLAREKAGRGGCVRIYPRSGDIWAVYRNWSPDWNRTTPAEVRHQYEMVEVLDDYSEDNGVCVAPVIKLDGYKTVYHRDTDKDGTRWIPRREMLRFSHQVPSCSLKVEGTNLPEGCWDLDPAATPEELLQGETGLHNNTSLGQTAIISEIREEEQYSSEGKVSESKICDSTPDNYGTQVAGMEPESITTEVPQVECRNKEAPAGLPSVGTGARS
- the LOC121745428 gene encoding transmembrane protein 256 homolog, whose protein sequence is MDPQLWHKVAAISGVAALGLGTYGAHGFKPKNPSYNDVWRTANLYHLVHTAALLAAPITSRPNIFGGLLTTGILAFSGTCYAVAYLEDRTYSRLAPFGGFAFIGAWASLMF
- the LOC121745427 gene encoding uncharacterized protein LOC121745427; the protein is MLSFLSPPIYKYYYQMKWWWESGVSQTRRVNCKLLWIGPVVLETPTAARFKWARPAFSPIPMLLMPSTITIKSSSAEVAPVTSEALLLTPVITLATMSSHPELEVINLEMVDLDEETQFS